GCAAAAGCTCCAGGGTAGCTACATCTTTCTTTTTAGTCAAGGACCTTGAGCTGAAAGATGTAAAGGCCGCCCATTCTAGCACAGCTCGACTTATAGGGTATAACGAGACATTGATGCTACCAAGCTGCAGGCTGTTCATTCTCTGCAACGTTAATTAATTGCTTCGCGTACCATTCATTTCCCAGCTCCGTTTTGAACTGCTGGTTGATTAACCGACCATTTCACAACAGGTTTACCTGACCAGGATCAAGTCTCCACTTCTCAGCCCGAAAGCCGACTTATCCTACAAAGCGTGCATGGTCATTTTTATATTGTCTCTCGGCTACATCGGCTGTACCGGCTTTGGATAGTACTATACTGAAATCATGGGGTAGCAGCATCTAGGTTGTTCTTGATACCGGCCTAGCCGAGTAAAAGTATCTGGACCGTTCTTTGGTGAGGAGGCATCAGTCATCGTCATGGAAGCGCTGTAGGACGTTCATAACCCCGCGAAAGCAGGGGTCAAGCTACGAATAGCTGCATCGATCGGGCAATTGAAGCGAGTCACCAGGCTCGTTCATGCATAAATTAAAATTGTCGGACTTATGATGCATGTCGCGTGGCCTACGGTAGTCAGTGATTAACGGATCTGGCGGCAGACCATAGGCTCAACTCGCCTGTCCACCCGCCCCCTAACAGTTGCACGGGAGACCTAACTAAAGCCAGTCTGGGCAAGGGTGATTCTATTATAAAGAATGACATAATTGCAAGTCGCCATTCGAACCCTCATACTACTCACTGGGGCTATACATAAACCGTTGTTTCCCCTTGAGCAGTGTCCTTTGGCGTTAACTCGGCGGAGAAGTTGGTGTTTCATATATCTTTACCTAACTGACATCTTTTAATCACAACTTTAGATATGGCTCGCTGTCGACGGTTTTCTTCCCGCGGAAGTCTAGAGGAAGACACTGCTTCTGCCCGCACGCCAATGGCGCAGCATTGCCATACATTTAAGCGTAGATCCGCCAGGACCGCACCCAGACATGGCAATACTAGCATGAAAGAGTCAATGACGGACAAGTCGCAGAAGAAGGTTCGTAAGGCATGTGTGAGATGCAGAatgaagaagaccaaggtAAGCCATCAAACTCCGAATTATACGAAAATCAACGTGGAGCTCATAGATATAACAGTGCGATGGTAACATCCCTTGCAGAAGATGCAAGGATGACCAGAAGATTTGCACAGCCAGCGCTAGAAGAGCCATTACCTTCAAACAGACTCCTAGAGGGTAACTGATGTGCCTCTCCCAGCTCTCATCGGCATATCGCTAACGGCAGATTCAGATACGCCGAGGTACTGGAGCAGTCCCAGTACATCTTGATAGAAACTGTCTGCAAGCTATATGGTATGGTCAGGAACTCACAGCCTTGGAAGTTGGCTGAGCCTCAGCTCAATGAACACGGCCAACCCGTCGCCCAACACATCGCGAAGCTCTTGGGCTGCGTTCCACCAAACAGCGAGATCGATCTCCCAGTGCAATCCGTCTTTCCCGAAGATGCAGACAGCATGGAGGAGCTGTATCGCGAGCTGGAAGAACATGAGAGATCTGAAGCTGCATCCACGCCGAGCCTTGCAAGAGACAAGGAGTTGACCTGCGACGAAACTGCGATATCGGAATCACAAGACTCAGATATTGAACTTCCCTACTATGCGGTCGATTGTAGCACACAGGGTACCGTGAATCTACCGCTCCAGACTGGGAGTAATGACCTGGATTTTGGGGGGGCTGCAGCCGCTGACATGTACGGAAATACACTGTTTCCCGATACTCCGCTCTCACCTTTCACATGGTCCAGCTACAACGCCGGGTACAGCGACTTGACAATGTGTCTTCTGCAAAAGGTCGGCGTAATGCAGGGTAATGGCATGCTCCAACAGGGTCTGTTAGGACCTGAGTTTGATAGCACGGAGCCATACATCCTGTCTGGCGATCTAGAGAGGAGATATAGAAGGGTACAATGAGCCATAGACCTTAGAATACAATGGAATGCAAAGTTAGAAATGACCATACAGTTCATAGTATGTAATGTCTATTAATTGCAATCTCAAAGACTTGGTCTCTGGCGTGTTTCTGCTGTTTTCATCGAGCATCCAATGCGCTGTCGCAAACATGACTGTCCGCATCGCGAACGGATGCTAACCATACATTTGTGATCACAATTGGGAAAAGTAAGGCACGAGTTACCTTGAACTAGGATAGTGGCAAAATTGTGGTTCGCCCTGCCCAGTCGGCTACAAGGCTAACACAAGCTTAAACCTGCAAACAACAGTCTAGGTCACAGCTTACAATACCTAATTGTGACATGAATGTGAACCGGATTTATTGCAAAAGGGTATATGCATCGCCACGTATTTTTATGCTATTAATCACCACATCGTCACCATGAGCGCCTACCCCCCAAACCTGTAAAGACCGGCTCGCATGCCTGATGCCTCTTCAACTTGCAAGAAAAACATCATTATGAAAAACAGAGAAATCGCCTCATCTAACAGATAGCCGCTGGTGATTTATCTGCGTCTGCCTCTATTAATCATATACCGATGGGTTTGTAGTATAGCTAGGTGGTGCGCCGATaatgatggcttcaagcgATGTCTCAACAATCTAGGCTTCATCAGCAATGTTCAAATCTTGCAGAGTGTTAGACATACCTGAGTCCTCTCGCTTCCGCCTATAGATATCCCCACCGAAATGCGAAGCGAATGCGTCGTGTCCAGCACGCACGACTTACACGTTGGCAATGCATCCATGATCAGGTATTGTCCCCAGGTCCCTAAATCCACCTCAAAGTGCTCTCTGTTGACAGGGAACAGTCCTTGCCAGTTCCAGCCGCTCTGTGTCTCGGTCACAGTCTTTGTGACCAGTCCAACTTTGACTTCTACACAACTCTCCAACTGCGCTTCGACACTGCGGATGTAGAGATTCTCGCTGGCGACAAGCTCTGATGGAGTATGCAGGATTAACTGCATCTCCGTCGGCCTCCCCGGGGTCAGGATGGGTGGTGACGGAAGTAGCACCTCGAGCTGCAGCGTAGGCTCATATTGAGGTAGGCACTCGTCAGATCGTGATCTGATCCTGGAGACGCCCTGATTACCCAAAGCCTTGTAAAGCTTTGGAAACAGCTTGCTCGCAGAGAGGGACCCGATATTCGACGTTGGTAAGACGGGGATCGAAGGCTCTGACTCGAAGGATATGACTTGGCGTAGAGTTTTGAGTCTAGATACTCGACAGAGCAGACGGTGTCGGACTGTCACGGTGATGGCATATTCAACCTTGATCGTGTGTCCGGACGACGATGTCTCGAGTGATGGCGGTAGTTGACACCGGCATTGGCAGCTGCTACTTGGGAATGTGAAGTCAAATGGGGCGTAGTAGTCGGCGTCATGATTGCAACTTGGTGGATTGAACGTCGAGCTTTTCGTGGCGAGTTTGATCTGCTTGGACTGTTCGAACAGCTACTCTCCATTTAGCACAAGTCACCGAGTGTCGGATGGGCTAGTTACTGTGTGCACCACATGATCTGACTTGTTGCATGGGGACCCCGTGTATGTAGAGGAAGAGGTTCCACCGTTTTGACGCTTGTTGGAGTGTAAACTTAGTTTACCTATGTACGCCCGCCTTCAGCGTCAGGGACATAGAGTTTAtcatgctgttgagaagaccCACCTTGAAGTTTGGCAGTGATTTCTGATGCCTGCTTGAGTCCGTGACCCCGGATGAGCAACTCTCCACGTACATGATCGCCCGGGTGGTACGAGTGTGCATTGGCATTTGCTTCAAGAACTAGCTCAAGGCGCATGGTTTAGGTGAGGACTGGAGACAATTGAGTGTAGGATATCCCTGTAACAGCGAATTAATTGAGAGAAAAAGTTGCTCAGTCCAGCTGTGCAGGTTCATTGCGGAGGTCCATCACGTACAAGTAGAAAACAAGCCCTTGCatctggtgatggtgatctCAAGCCTTACAAGAGCGGTAGCACCTCAGATGCAGCCGGAACTGAAGCATAAGTCGGAAACCCGGATGTACAGGATCAAGCATGACATTCAATTCGAAATTTTATGTAACAGAAATGTAGAAGGCTTGCATCCTCGTTCAAGGTTCAATCCAACAGACGCACTCTCCCATGTCACGATGTATGCTTAATAGGCAGGGCCGCTCCTCCAACTTCCCATTCCAGTAAAGCACAAATGTCAAACCCAATGAGACGCATCTAAATTAATAATTCGTAATATCCTCAGTTGAGAATCTCCGTGCACACCATACAACCGgagaaacaacaacaacggaTAATCGGATAACTCGGATCGGGCGGCTATACCGCCTAAAACCCCACATggaacaaaaagaacaagTATCCGGCTTCTAGCCGCTGTATCAAGCCAGAAAACGAGCATCGTCAATTGAAACTCGCATATCATGGCAGACGCCTCGTCCCGCGCCGGCTTTAAGCGGAAGCGCGTCGCCAAGGCGTGCCATAAATGCCGGTCTATGAAATCCAAGGCAAGCTTATCCgctttatcttatcttttGCTTGTTATTGATGTGTTAGTGTGATGGGAAATGGCCCGAGTGTAGTCGCTGTAAGGGCTACGGGTATGATTGTGTTTACGCAGCTGGGGGGCGGGCCAAGAGGCGCCAGGAAGCTTCTACTGATGACGGCTCGCTGGACAGTGCTGTTCAAGGACATGGAGATCTGCGTGAAGCGATAAGACAGTACGAGTCGTTATTGGACATGGTAGTGTCGAAGCTGCCGACACCGCAATATCAGAAAGATGCATCTACAGTGTTAGCTTGCATGAAGGCCGCCGACAGAGCCTTATCCAACATCGATGCAACTACTCTGACGGCAAGGCTAACAACAACCTTAACTGGCTCCGATGCTCTTTCTTTCCGACCGCAGGTCAGTCAGGCCGAGAGGTATCTTGGCAAGGTGAGCGACGTGTGCTTCTTCAACCTGGTCAAGCGGGTGCTGCAGGCCCAGCCGGGTTCTGCCGACTCTGACCAGAGAGTTGACAGCTACGAGCAAGTCGATGACATTGCGTCTCCGAGCGTCAATGTCATGCCTGGTAGAGTCGTTGAGCTGCCTAGTCGTGAGGCGGCGAAAGTGTTTGCTGATGTTTACTTCTCTACTGTGCATCTGGCGTTTCCGTTTATTCCGCAGTCGCTGTTTATGAGGTCGCTTGATCAGGCTTTGGATTCATCAGATGATTGTTCGTTGGATAATACCAGACTGGCACTGATATGTAAGTGGCTAGCTCTCTCTGTGTCACGTTTTGCTGATACTGTGGCTAGATGTCATTTGTGCCATTGGGGCTTACTATACCAGCATACCGGGAGAACAGATTGGAGCAAACAAGTGTCACGAAGTTTACTTCCTTCAGGCACTCTCTCTGGCTCTACCAGCAGGGGCAGACCGGTCAATCCACCATGTCTCTCTGCTCCTGGCCCAATGCTTTTACATGTTAGCAGTCTGTCGAACAGACAGGTAGGTTCCATTCCGATGTCAGTCTACTTATGTGTAGTTAACTTGGCAGCTGTTGGGCAACATTGGGCCAAACCGTCCGTATGGCACAGAGCATTGGGTTGCATGTAGAGCAAAACGATCCCCAGAGACTTAAAGGGCCAGGCCGGTTACTTGTAGAGCGGCGACGGCGAATCTGGTACTGCATATACGTCCTAGATCGCCTAATCTCTCTGCAATTGGGTCGACCCCCAGCGATCCATGAAGACTACTGCCATGTTCCGCTGCCCTCTCGGCTTGGCGACTCGGACATCGATTGGGATGGCGACGAGTTTCCGACAATGTTTGAGGGGCCTTCTGTTGGCGACTACCATCTAGAAGTTATCTCCTTCTCCAAGATCGTAAGCCAGGTCCTGCGAGATCTGTATAGCCCGAGAGCCGGCCAGAATTTGACTAGTGATCTGTTCAATACCAAGGAACTCGACCTCAAGCTTATACAATGGAAGCAATCACTGCCCAGAACATTGCGATTCGACTTGGGACACGCTTTTGATAagtccttcatcttcaaacgCCAGGTATGCATCTTTAATAAGGCTGAAAACTCACTGATCGTTACTAATGTCTTGGAGCGGAGCATGTTGGCTATCAAGTATCACCATCTACGAGCTCTCATTCACAGACCATACCTATGCTACCCAATCATGCGCAATCTTGATGACGAGACCGACATTGCACTCAGCCAGCCGAACTGGGCCCTTGTCAGCATGTATGAAAAGGTATGCATCGCCGAGGCACGCGAGACAGCACGTCTAATGCACTCTATCTCGTGTGAAAAGGATTTGGTGCAGGAATTTCCCTGGTGGCAGATGATTTCGTGTTTGATATGCGCTG
The window above is part of the Fusarium oxysporum f. sp. lycopersici 4287 chromosome 8, whole genome shotgun sequence genome. Proteins encoded here:
- a CDS encoding hypothetical protein (At least one base has a quality score < 10), giving the protein MADASSRAGFKRKRVAKACHKCRSMKSKCDGKWPECSRCKGYGYDCVYAAGGRAKRRQEASTDDGSLDSAVQGHGDLREAIRQYESLLDMVVSKLPTPQYQKDASTVLACMKAADRALSNIDATTLTARLTTTLTGSDALSFRPQVSQAERYLGKVSDVCFFNLVKRVLQAQPGSADSDQRVDSYEQVDDIASPSVNVMPGRVVELPSREAAKVFADVYFSTVHLAFPFIPQSLFMRSLDQALDSSDDCSLDNTRLALIYVICAIGAYYTSIPGEQIGANKCHEVYFLQALSLALPAGADRSIHHVSLLLAQCFYMLAVCRTDSCWATLGQTVRMAQSIGLHVEQNDPQRLKGPGRLLVERRRRIWYCIYVLDRLISLQLGRPPAIHEDYCHVPLPSRLGDSDIDWDGDEFPTMFEGPSVGDYHLEVISFSKIVSQVLRDLYSPRAGQNLTSDLFNTKELDLKLIQWKQSLPRTLRFDLGHAFDKSFIFKRQRSMLAIKYHHLRALIHRPYLCYPIMRNLDDETDIALSQPNWALVSMYEKVCIAEARETARLMHSISCEKDLVQEFPWWQMISCLICAGSILVVSSIFSQQTGDALDGFDAAGISDDAETCLRVFEALSVNSTGARIARDMMEGLKECGLRWRDATLTSEPPYATLSASHTALTTRGHIPSLDGQDASVSDFSFTTPSAWPAEIMDSMAWSVQFFGAVQSGE